From a region of the Mus pahari chromosome 12, PAHARI_EIJ_v1.1, whole genome shotgun sequence genome:
- the Cggbp1 gene encoding CGG triplet repeat-binding protein 1, giving the protein MERFVVTAPPARNRSKTALYVTPLDRVTEFGGELHEDGGKLFCTSCNVVLNHVRKSAISDHLKSKTHTKRKAEFEEQNVRKKQRPLTASLQCNSSAQTEKVSVIQDFVKMCLEANIPLEKADHPAVRAFLSRHVKNGGSIPKSDQLRRAYLPDGYENENQLLNSQDC; this is encoded by the coding sequence ATGGAACGATTTGTTGTAACAGCACCACCTGCTCGAAATCGCTCTAAGACTGCTTTGTACGTCACCCCTCTGGATCGGGTCACTGAATTTGGAGGTGAGCTTCATGAGGACGGAGGGAAACTCTTCTGCACGTCTTGCAACGTGGTGCTGAATCATGTCCGCAAGTCTGCCATTAGTGACCACCTCAAGTCAAAGACTCACACAAAGAGGAAGGCAGAATTTGAAGAGCAAAAtgtgagaaagaagcagaggccCCTGACCGCATCTCTTCAGTGCAACAGTAGTGCGCAGACAGAGAAAGTGAGTGTTATCCAGGACTTTGTGAAAATGTGCCTGGAAGCCAACATCCCCCTGGAGAAGGCTGATCACCCCGCAGTGCGAGCGTTCCTGTCTCGGCATGTGAAGAACGGAGGATCCATACCTAAGTCAGACCAGCTGAGGAGGGCATATCTGCCTGATGGCTATGAGAATGAAAATCAGCTCCTCAACTCACAAGATTGTTGA